The sequence TTAATACCTCGCCGATTGAAAACAAAGTCGACATGTTCCACCTCTTATTTCATTTGAATATTTATCAAATTCGCCCGTCGAATTTGCGTCCGGATTTTTATCGAGCTCGCTCGATAAACTACCTTTAAAAAATCCGAGACATCCGCCGGAGGCTTAACTTCATTCAGCCGGGGTTTGAACCTCCACTGAATCGAAGAACCATTTGCATTCATCCCCCACTTGTAGAAGTGGAGGACTTCTGTACCTGTCGCAAGCTTTCGGTACAAAAAGCATTTGCTGAATGAAGTTAAATCAATTAATCTAGAATATTGGTTTCCGTTTCAGGTACTTCAATCAACCTGCTAATAAAGAATAAACATTGTTCTTAAGCCATTAATCTTCCCTTGAAAGCGTTTCAAATATAGTTGAAAAAATTTTTGAAAATAAATATTCCTATCATACATAAAGAGACAAGAGGTCTCTTCACGTATGATAGGAATTACAAAGCTAAGGTTCAATGATAGATAAGTAGGTTTGAACCATAATCAGATTACTTATTAAACGTTGGCTGTCACAAGCTCTGCTTCTTTCTTAAGCTCTGGCCAGTATTCTTTGTTTGCTTCGATTAAATCATCGAGAATGTCCTTTGCAACCTTTGCACTTGGAACGGTTTTAGACAGTGTTAGGGCCTGCCATAGCCTTTGATAAGAGCCAGTTGCCCATGCTTCCACGACTAATTTTTCAACAGAAACCTGCTGCTCCATTAATCCTTTTTGGAATTGTGGGATCGTGCCGATTGATAGCGGCTCAGGTCCATTGCTTCCAACGATACATGGAATTTCTACCATAGCGGTTGGGTCAAAGTTTTCAATTGCGCCTTTATTTTCAACGATTAAAAGCATTCTTTCATGTGTGTTATAAGCAATCGCACGGGCAAGGTCAACGATGTAGGAAGCATGGTCATCGGTATGAAGCTTAATGCCTTCCGTTGATTGCTGCTTAATCACCTTTTCGCACTCACCGAAGACAAACTTTTCGCGGCCATCCATTACTTCATTAGCACGTGTATACTCTGAATTTGAATGCTCTACCACATAGTCTGGGAATAGGTAGTACTTAAGGTAAGTATTCGGCAATGTCTCAGGGTCCATTGCATAGGTATCACGTACCTTTAAGAAGGTGTCATTCCAGCTTGCTTCGATATGCTGTTCATTTTGTCCAGCATTTGTTACATAACCGTATTGACGTACATGCTCCTTCAGCTTAGGCATTAAATCATTGCCATCATTATCGCGGATATCTGTCCACCAGCCAAAGTGGTTAAGGCCATAGTAACGAACGTTCATTTCCTTACGAGAGGATAGACCTAAGATTTTAGACATTAAATCCTCAGTCGCTACAGGCATATCGCAAATGTTCAGGATTTTTGAATTTGGACGCAGGCGGCGAGTGGCTTCTGCAACAATCGCTGCTGGGTTCGAATAGTTAAGCATCCATGCATTTGGAGAATATTGCTCCATATAATCAACAAGCTCTAATACGCCGCCGATTGAACGCATACCATACGCAATCCCACCAGGGCCGCAGGTTTCCTGACCAACAACACCATGCTTAAGTGGAATTTTTTCATCTAATTCACGCATCGCATATTTGCCGACACGAATGTGAGCCATGACAAAATCTACATCTGTAAAAGCTTCCTCCGGATCCGTTGTTGCCACAAATTCAATCTCTGGAGCTTTTTCTTTTATAATGATTTCACAAGCACCAGCTACAATGCTTTGACGCTCTTCATCATTATCGTAAAACTTTAGCTTTCTAATAGGGAATTTATTTAAATTATCTAGTAACATTAATACGATTCCAGGTGTGAAAGTACTGCCCCCGCCGGCAATAACAATTGAATATTTCTTCATATCGATTTCCTCCCAAACAAATAAGTTATCGCTTACATGTCCATTTATAGCACACAAAAAAAACAGCAACAATAGAGTACAAGCATTAAGGGCCCAATCTCTGTTTCTGTTCCAATTCTCATTTCTCGAGAAAATTCCCGCTTCATTATGAGACTCTTTTTACCACCTATCGAGCTGGGAAATTTCTTAGGTGGAGGGAAAAGGAACAGAATAGGTGATATTAACCAGAATCTCTGCAGTCTATTGTTTCAATGTAGTCGAGCTGTTATAAAGGGAATATGAAAGCCCTTACGATGTTTAAGGATATAATGATTATTTGAAAAAAATCTCTATTAGAAAGCTATGATGATGCTTTGATTGACTATAAGACAGGCCTTTAGTCAGTAATTTATGCTGAATCGAAATGCTGCCTACACACCAATAGGAAATGGATCGGCATCAGGCATTAATAGTAGATCTTTCAGTATTGATGATGTGTATGGAAGGTATCCTTCACCCCGTCCTTGTGATAGGTGTGTTCACTTTTGTACAATAATACAATAAGGAGGGGTTATTGTGACACTCGAGGAATTAATTAATAAGTATTACAATCAATTGAATGAAAATGACCTTCACATTCTCAAATATGTCCTTAATCATAAAAAATCTTGTTATGAGCTTGGCATCAATGCTTTAGCGGAGAAGTGTAATGTTTCACGGTCTTCGGTATTAAGATTAGCTCAGAAGCTAGGGTTTAGCGGTTATAGTGAATTCCGGGTTTTTCTAAAGTGGCAGGATCAGGAAGATGTAAAGGAAGAAACCAATTTAATAGAGGTTTTGAATAATGATGTTCTTGAAACCATGAAATATGTACAATCAAAGGATTTTAGTGAACTGTGCGCCCTCATCCATCAAGCGGATCGAGTATTTGTCTACGGCACGGGTACCGCACAAGTCAATTGTGCTCAAGAGCTTAAAAGACATTTCCTGCCTGTACATAAATATTTCCACACCATACCGGCTCAGAATGAATTGGAAATCATCCTTCCGAGTCTTACCGAGAAGGATTTGGTAATTATTATTTCATTATCGGGTGATACCCCGAC comes from Bacillus tuaregi and encodes:
- a CDS encoding 6-phospho-alpha-glucosidase, producing the protein MKKYSIVIAGGGSTFTPGIVLMLLDNLNKFPIRKLKFYDNDEERQSIVAGACEIIIKEKAPEIEFVATTDPEEAFTDVDFVMAHIRVGKYAMRELDEKIPLKHGVVGQETCGPGGIAYGMRSIGGVLELVDYMEQYSPNAWMLNYSNPAAIVAEATRRLRPNSKILNICDMPVATEDLMSKILGLSSRKEMNVRYYGLNHFGWWTDIRDNDGNDLMPKLKEHVRQYGYVTNAGQNEQHIEASWNDTFLKVRDTYAMDPETLPNTYLKYYLFPDYVVEHSNSEYTRANEVMDGREKFVFGECEKVIKQQSTEGIKLHTDDHASYIVDLARAIAYNTHERMLLIVENKGAIENFDPTAMVEIPCIVGSNGPEPLSIGTIPQFQKGLMEQQVSVEKLVVEAWATGSYQRLWQALTLSKTVPSAKVAKDILDDLIEANKEYWPELKKEAELVTANV
- a CDS encoding MurR/RpiR family transcriptional regulator — encoded protein: MTLEELINKYYNQLNENDLHILKYVLNHKKSCYELGINALAEKCNVSRSSVLRLAQKLGFSGYSEFRVFLKWQDQEDVKEETNLIEVLNNDVLETMKYVQSKDFSELCALIHQADRVFVYGTGTAQVNCAQELKRHFLPVHKYFHTIPAQNELEIILPSLTEKDLVIIISLSGDTPTIFPAVQSLVAKGIQFISITNLKNNRLARMTPYNLYTNSSNNILEDGTQTPTFVSFFIVCEALFWNYITFLSDGELQ